The Rhinolophus sinicus isolate RSC01 linkage group LG17, ASM3656204v1, whole genome shotgun sequence DNA segment TTGTATTGTTTAGTCCTCTTTGTAGCTTCGTTTTTCTCCATTgccctttttaaaatacaagttatgtaattcatctattttgtattgtctgtcttcctccctccctcccatcagAGTGTAGGCTCCATAGGGCAGATATTTTATCTGCTTCATCCGTTGTGTGCTCATGgtttagaacagggcctggcacaggggaGACACTCACATGTTTGTTGACTATACAACTGGATGCGAAGAAAGTGTGAGAACCGATGTTCGtgacttgtttttccttttgcctccaTCTTTAAACAGTTGCTCACCTGCAGTGTAGCCACAAAAACCTTTCCAGGTACAGAGAAATAGGATTGCTTCAAAGTCAGTTACAAATTCAAGCATATTCCCCTTTTGCAGATTCCAGATTTCATGTAACTCAGATTTCAGCTCTGCTCTCCACTCACCAGGCGGCCCTCTaagaaaagtactttttaaagtataGGTTCCAGGTTAGCTTCGCACTCATTTCACCTtgcttatttcattatttcaaagcagagaaataaaatgttttgcgAATAatttaattcacaaatatttataaaggtcCTCCCATGCGCCAAGCTCCCTGTGCTAGGCCTTGCAGGAAATACAAAGGGAGAAAGTTACGTCCCAGTTGCTCAGTGCCTTAGGATGCAGAAGTGAGAAGAAGGTGACAAAGCTGAAGAGACTAGAAGGCAGAAGGTGGTACCTCTTGATTTGGGGCTAGAACTTGTGCTTCAGTCCTGGCTCCTGTCAGAAGACGCAGCACCTGTGTGGGGAGATGCCCAACCTCAGAAGCTTCCACTGTGTCGCCTCCTCACCCCTGGCCCCCTCCCCAggaagggaaatggggaggtAAAAGGTCAAAGCAGTGCAGAGGCGTCCTTGGGGACCTGATGCTCTGCCCAGGCCTGGGGAAGACCAGCCTCCATGTTGCTCAGAGCTGCAGCTGACATGCAGGATACCACCTCCGGGAGGGGCCCAGGAGGCTGGGGCACCTCCTCTGAACCCTGCCAAGCTGCTCCCACCCCAGCTAGAGGAGCGGGGAGCAAAGGGAGAAAAGTTCTGCTTTCACAGAACTGGTGGGATCGGGTGAAAGGGGGCTCCGCAGGCCTGGTTCGGTCTCAGAGGATCCTGTCTCCCCTAGTGGTCAAGGTGAGGGTACCTGGACTTGGGGtggtcagttctgacaggcagtgTCTGCACGTTACAGATTCTTTCAGAGATGGGTCccgagaaaagaaaaagatagacaGACTTGTATGCACAAAAGCTGAACCAACTACTTTATGAGCTGATTTTTACAAGTgtgataaatgtatttataaatgcagaggaaggagggaacaTCAGTAAGTGGTATTCAGCCTGGGGGCTGGGAGCCTGACACCCATCCAGGGTTCTCTGCAGTGACACGGGCCACGTGGGAAGATCGAGTGCTGGGGAGTTCACAGCTGGGACAGGGCATTGGGCTGGGCAGTCAGGCACGGCTTTGGGGCTGTGGTGTCTAGTACAGCCTTTAGACCGGCCCGAGGAGCCCCGGACATGGACGTGGACCCTCACTTTAGAGGGCCCTGCCCTGACCCTCTTACCCACATCCTTCACTGAGTGAGGAGTccatggggctgggggaggtgctCACCCTGAGACTGGAACTTGCTGCCCAGATAACTTGGAGCTTCTTGGGTTTACGAAGGCCTCTTCCTTGGGTCCACCTTCCTGAGGATGAGCCATGCTCTGCTAGGCccgaggaggtgggggtggggggcggcgaGGGGCAGTGTTGTGGCTGGAGCTTGAATGAGAGACCAGGGGTGTCTCATGTGGGCACGAGGCCCTTGGCAGGACTGGATGGAGCCCGGGGTGGGCAAAGAAGGGGGTGGGTCTTCGGCCCAGGGCCAGGGGATGAACAGCGGGGGACAGTGTTGTCTGTGCCACCCAAATCACGTTCAGCATGTCACAAAGTCTGAGATTTGTACATTTGAACATGGCATTCGAGGTCGTAGGAAGGACTATTTGTCAAGATAGAAGGATAGAACATAGGTAACAGTTTGTTAGCTCGGTTTATTCCTTTTACGTGTTTGAATCCTTAGTCTTCTTGACTGGCCACGCGCATGTCAGGGCTGGTCCTGGGAGTGTCTTTGGAGACGGGGTTTGATGACTGGGAAGGACTTCGATGGGTGAGGATGGCAGCGGGTAACAGGACAGAAAGCGCGGGATGGGCATTTGCCGACCGAGTGAGCAGTCGGGGCAGGAAGCCGGAGCTGCAGCACGACGTCTGCCTGCCAGCCCTTTGGCACGGTGTGGGGGCTCGCCTTCTCAGCCGGGCTCTGCTTCCCTCTCGGGTGTCACGTCTCCCTTCTCCTCTGTGACACTCAGTGTGCTCCCGCCCTCCTCGGCCACTGGTTCCCAGCATGCTGCGCTCTCTTATGCCTCCTGCCGAATACATGGTTTCTGTTTGGCTGCCACCACTCCCCTTCCTAtgtccccacccagccccttGGCCTGCTCACCTCCTACCTGTCCCTGAGATCTCCCCTAAGACATCTCTTCTCTGGAAAGTCTTCCCGAGGGCCCACGCCCCGTGCTCACCCCCATCAGGACACCCATCACACGGTTTTGAACCTGCCCTGTCTGTCTCCACCAGACTGTCAGCTTCTGGGATGAGCTAAGTTCACTGTGGAAGTGGCAGGGAGGGCCAAACAGGCTTGTTTCACGTTAGCTTCCTTCTGACACTTAGTAACCACCACAATTCTCAGAGTGATAATTGGCCAGAATAAAAGGTAGAGAAAAGCATAGCAAGCCAGGTGGCAGAGGAGGTTTGGCATAATAGGAAAAGAACTGCGCTTTGAAAAGATGTTTTTCTCAGAAGGCCTGAATTCTTATGTGGATTCTCCCTCTGACTgacctggggtgtgtgtgtgtgtgcgcacacataTAGGGGTGGAGAGGGGGCCCTTATTTATCCACCCAGAGCCCTCACTGGTAAAACGGGGAGTTGGGTTATCAGTGTTTGCAAACCCGGAGGCCCAGTGAGTGGTCTGGGCCCTTCCCCCCACAGACCAGAGCAGCGCTCCCTTCTTCACGTACAAGTTGGGGTTACCTGTAAAATTTCATGCTAAGGTTTTCAAACCCGAACAAAAAAGGCTCCACGTCTTAGGCTAGAGCTGTCCAGTCCTTTCCAGCCCCTAGCTCCTAGGGTTCCGATTCTGTAAGAGGCAGCAGCAGCTGGGGCCCAGGAGGGATGGACGTAGCTGAACACCGTGTGGGGATGAACTGGAGGGCAGCCCAGGGTGAAGATGGTCTGTGACTCTGATCCTCCTTCTTTGCCTCCCTCCCAGGGACTCACTCTCGGAGATGTTTTCGCCTGGGCGTTTCAGATCCTGGCCATGGGATCCCTGAATTTATTTCCGTGGGGTACGTGGACTCTCCTCCCATTGCCACATACAACAGCATCTCTCGGCTGAAGGAGCCCCAGGCCCCATGGATGGCAGAGCACCTCGCCCTGACCGCTGGGAGAGGTACCCTCAGCTGCTGCGGGGCTGGCAGCACACGTTGCAGCTGCAGAGGCACTACAATCACTCAGGTGATGAACGCAGCAGCAGGCTTTCCCCCCTCGTCCCCACCCCTAGAGCCGTCCTTGGGCGATAGCACATGGGAGCAGTTGCTCTCGGTGGCGTTGGCAAAGCCCAGACAATCTGGTGGATGGGGTTCAGTGCCTGCCATCTGCCCTGTGCAGCTTCCAAATTGTGTGTTGTCCCCAGGAGCCCTTTGTCCTGTGTTCCCCAGACCCCTACTGGGCTCTCATTCATTCAAGCTCTGACCTGGATCTTCTCCTGTCCCATCTAATGTGGCCGCCCTGGGCCTCTCTTCCTGGGGGCCAGCCTTGGTGAGATGCTCGCTTATGCATCATGATTTGTGACACTGACTGTTTCAGGGGTGGTTCTGGCTACTGCGTAGCTCCCCCTCCTCCACTATGCTATAAAGTTTATCAATGAATCGTTCCCATTATAGGAAAGCTCCCCAAGGCAGGAATCATGTTCCTTGGCGTGCAGTAGGTGTGCCACCAATGCTCGTTGCTAGGGGATGACGTCACAGGAAGCTGCTGGAGACGGTGTTGCCCTGGTGGGCCAGTGGGGTGTTCTGTTCTGGGGCAGAGCCACACCTCCAGTCCCATCACCTGGGCACCCACCTCCACACCCCTGCTCTGTGTGTATGTTCCAGGGTTTCACACTTATCAGACGGTGACTGGCTGTGAGTTGCTGAAGGATGGAAACAGTGCGGGATTTCTGCAATGTGCGTATGACGGACAGGATTTCATTATCTTCAATAAAGATACGCTCTCCTGGACGGCTGTAGATAACGTGGTGCACATCACCAAGGGGCATGAGAGGCCAGTCGGCACGAGTTACAGTATCAGAAGAACTGACTGGAAAACGAATGCATCGCATGGTTGAAGAGATCCCTGGAGTGCGGGAAAGATACCCTACAAAGGACAGGTAAGGGGAAGGGAAAATGCCTTTGTCCTCGCACCCTCAGCACCCTTGGTTTTATACACCTTCCTCTGCTCTAGGTTATGGTCACCCTATTCTGAAATCCTTGTTCGTTGGACTATCGTGGTCTCTCACCCCCTGTGAAAACTTTCCCTCACTACTTTTTATCAGTGTCTTGACAAGATTCAAGAATTCCACTTGTCTTGACAGAGTGAACTACCTCCAGGGCCCCCTCCTTTTGGGGGAGCCAGTGACACAAATCCTTCCATCTCCTGTCAGTGATAGGTTGGGAACTACTTTGGGTGGTGGAACAATTCTTACAAGTTGTTTACTAAGTAAGGGCTCCTGCAACACCAGTATGCATGAAAATCTGGACCTaacaaagaacaaacagaagGTGTTTGCTAAAGGATTTATGATAAGATTTCTCTCAATAAAAAGCTCCTGTTACATAGTAAAGATAGGATTCAATCGGTCAACTTTTAGTTAATACAGAGCTTTTTACTCATAATCTTATTCAAAATGAATGATGTGTGTATTGTGCCATGGGAACCTGCTAGACCAATGAGCCTTTTCCCACAGCAGTGGTCTTGAATGGCGGGACTTTGCAGAGCTGTGGGGCCCTTGGGAGGCATGTGGCCCACGGTCATAAATATGGAGTGTCTCTCTAAGAGCATCAGCTTCGGGGGCAGTAACCGGAGTTTGAGCTTCACTCTCCCACTCACTAGCTGAATAACCATCTTAATTGTAAGGTGGCGGGTAACAGAAACCTACTCAAACTGGCTTACACACAAAGAGGGGAGCTGTTTAAAAGGCAAGAATCAGGGCAGTGTGGGGACCTGAGGAATTAAAACCAAGATTTGAATGGCTTTCTCCCAGGTGAGGACGTGGCAGCCAACACAAATCTCAAATCCTCCTAGCATCACCATTTTAGAAGAATGGGCTTCTCTCTCTCAGCTCtagttacaaaaaaatttttttatcacaGGAGGGCTCTGGTTGGCCTCCGTTGGATCATGTGACACCTCTTGCACTAATCGTCGTGACCATCGGGATAAGTTTCTAACATTGTCCATGGGTAACAGAGTCCTGGCAGAACTAAATGGCATACTCAAAATGGTTTAACTGAGGAGAATTCAATAACGAGATTATTTACAGAGATACAGTAAGGGTTGAGGAAACCAGTAAGGGATAGTGAAATACCTAGAGATTTGCAACAGAAGGAAGCCATTACACCCCCTAGATCTGAAGGCACTACTGTTACCAGAGCCCAGCAAGGGCTGGTACCCAGGAGGAACCTTCTAACAAGAGCTGTGGCCTGGGAGAAACACAATCACTGGCAGATCACAGTGGCTGGGGGACTGGTGGACAAGACCCAACCACTCTCTCCCTGAGTTATACGAGTTTTTGCTGAGGATGCTCCACCCACAGGCCAGCCCCAGCCAGAAGCTGGCGGCAAGGGAGCCCTGGAGGTGGTCAGAAGAGCACAGcctcctggggcacagagcagggctcaGAAGGTCAGAGGCTATATCTGGAGGCTAGCGAAGAGAGAATAACCAGGGCACACAGTTGGGTTATGTTTGGGTGGCAGGATTAAGATTGGTACCTCTTCACAGAAACACCTGTTGGGGTGGGGGCGACTAATTTTCCAAATCGTGGCATGTGTTTGTCAGGAGAACGGGTCCTTGTTATTAGGGAAAAAATGGGGCAAACAGATGCTAGGCCAACGAAACAATGACcttgaataaaataaacaggtGTGATATGACTACCTCACAGAAACTGATGTGAAATAATATACATGCAAGCTCCGTGTATACTGTAGATCTCTGCTCACTCATTTAATGTTGTTATTGTTGCCAGACTGAAGAATGTCTGGCAGCTCAGGATCTAGGTGAAGTCTATGGCCAACTTGGGTTGCATGGGACCCTTCATCATGAGACAGTCAGGCCTGCAGAAGGGCTGTGGGAGTCTCCACTTCTCATCTGGATGAGTGGCATAGTCTTTAGCTGCAAACAGGGAAGCCCCAGTTGCCTGGCCTGCTGTTCTTGGTGAATCCAGCACTAGGGAGAAGGTAGGGAACTAGCAAAAAGGTGCGATGAATTGGGATGAATTGGGATTTGAGGGTTAATAGTAATCCTGTTGATCCTCTCTGGGGTGCAGAGCTCTTTGGAAAACCGGGAAGAGGGACGCCTGGGCACCTGGGGTGTGTGAGAAGAGTGTGGGAAGTGTGACTTCCCCTTCCAAGCCTCCTCTCTCTACCATGAGTGTCCTAATGGGGTCTCCACCCTGTGGTCAAAACCCACTCCTAGGAAAGGATCTGTCAATAGGCAGATTCTCTCGCCTGGTGGCGATTATACGTGCTTTTTAACGTTGGAAAGCCTTTTTCTCCCACTCAATGTCATGCCTCAGGAAACAGAAAGGGAAGGTATTGTTGAGGTGTAGATTATTCCCTGTATTGGGGTGGCAGACAGCACGGTGGGGGAAGGGGCTGCAGGAAGCAACCCCCCGGGCATGACATTGGGCTCTGTGTGGCTCACGTTTGGATATGACCCGGTGTTAGCAGGAAACATTAAGAGCAGCACCACGTGGGGAATGTGCAGAATGGCCAAGTGGGAGCAAGGCCACGGTGGACAATTCCTCGTCGTCACTGTGCGTGCCCATCTCTGATACGAATCTCTAGAGCCCTTTGAAGGGCGTAAccatcacatatatttttgtctGATGACAATCGCTATCTCAGTCCCTTTGGGCAgctacaacaaaataccacagactgggtacaaacaaacaacagaaacttgtTTCTTGTAATTCTGGAGGCTAAAACCCAGATCACGGTACCGGCATGAGGGCTGGTCAGATGCAGGCTCTGTTCCGGATTGCAGACCGCggacttcttgctgtgtcctcacagggtggaCGGGGGCTGGGGATTTTTCTGGATCCTCTTTTATAAGGCGCTAATCCCATTTTTGAGGGTTCTGCCCTCATGAGTTaagcacttcccaaaggccccacctcctaatgtcATCGCCTTTGGGGGTTCGGATGAacgtgggggagggaggagacaaaACCATTCAGACAAACAGCAATCACCAAAGTACCAGCCTGAGTACACAAGGCCATTCAGAACCAAAGCTGAGCTGAAATGGCTTGATATCTGTTTGCACTAGCACACAATTGGAAAAGGGAGTGTTGAGTTCTGATCTCCAATCTTTTGCTGACTTACTTCTCATAAAGAGTCACTTTCACGTTATGTAGCTCAGTTACGTGGCTCCACTCCACATTCATTATTCTCCAGCACACCGCCCTCGCAGACAGTACGTAATAAATAAGTTTGTTGTTGATGAGCCTGGGTGCTGGGCCATTCTTGGTTTCAGATGTTTCCCGCAATGAAGAAAACTGACTGGGAAACCCAGTCACCAAGTTCTAATATTTGTATGCTCAGTACATGCGATGTTTCTATTTCACTTTACATTCTTCTTCCTAGAGCCCCCACTGGTCGGAGTAAGCCGCAAAGAGACTTTTCCAGGGATTACAACTCTTTTCTGCAGAGTTTATGGCTTTTATCCCCCCGAAATTTCCATGATCTGGATGAGAAATGGTGAAGCAATCCTCCAAGAAATGGATTATGGAGACATTCTTCCCAGTGGGGACGGGACCTGTCAGACATGGGTGTCAGGTGAGCTGGAGACTCAGAGCAGTGACCTTTACTCCTGTCACGTGGAGCACTGTGACGTCCAGATGGTTCTCCTAGTCCCCCAGGGTAAGAACCGGGTGGCGCTGTCTGGGAGATGAGATCGAGGAAGGGGGGTAAGCGGCAGGCAGGGATCATGGTGTGTGTTAGAACCGGTCTGAAATCAGAGCTTCTGTCCCTTTTTGGTCTTGGGACTCCTTTATACTCATAAAAACTTTCATGctcataaaaattattgaagacccccacaaagcttttgtttatgtgggttatatctgCTGCTATTTACTggattacaaattaaaaatttttttaattttttaaagttaagaaaacacAAGCACCGATTCCATTCACCATCAGAGCAAAGATGTCGTCGTGTAGCCTCTAGAAAGCTCCCCTGTGCACATGTGAGAGGTTgagattttttaagaaaagggcaggggagggggatcGTGAGTTAAACCTCAAGGACCCTCTGAGAATCTTAAGGACCCCGGGGGCATTCAGGCtccactttgagaactgctgtccCTGTTTTAGATCATTGCCCTAATGGGGCCATAATGGGGCTGTGACgtgagaaacaggaagaaaatggtGTTGGCTTCCTGATGGGCTCAGCGACAAAAGCCGCCAAAAGTTAAtgcagaagaggaggaggacctGTGGATTTTTCCTCATGTGCTTGCTTTCAGAGTCAGGAGCTGTCCCTCTGCGGATGGAAGCTGTCCTTGGGTCCATTGTCCTCGTGATTGCCCTGCTGGAGTCGGCATCCAAGCCTGGAGAGAAGGCCCCAAGGTGAGAGGCACGTGGAAGGGTCCGAGGGGGCCACAGACTGTCGCTCCTACAGCTCCACACGCTTGCTTTCCTGCACCTGCCACTCCAAGCTCCATTTGGGAATGGGGTGGGCCTCACTCTGTGATCACAGAAGGACT contains these protein-coding regions:
- the LOC109444414 gene encoding LOW QUALITY PROTEIN: major histocompatibility complex class I-related gene protein (The sequence of the model RefSeq protein was modified relative to this genomic sequence to represent the inferred CDS: inserted 2 bases in 2 codons; substituted 2 bases at 2 genomic stop codons), with protein sequence MAGGSQETALQPVGEPRQRVMLACKEQDERTLEGLTVLLLRLLIVLTVKHSVARTHSRRCFRLGVSDPGHGIPEFISVGYVDSPPIATYNSISRLKEPQAPWMAEHLXPDRWERYPQLLRGWQHTLQLQRHYNHSGFHTYQTVTGCELLKDGNSAGFLQCAYDGQDFIIFNKDTLSWTAVDNVVHITKXAXEASRHELQYQKNXLENECIAWLKRSLECGKDTLQRTEPPLVGVSRKETFPGITTLFCRVYGFYPPEISMIWMRNGEAILQEMDYGDILPSGDGTCQTWVSGELETQSSDLYSCHVEHCDVQMVLLVPQESGAVPLRMEAVLGSIVLVIALLESASKPGEKAPSCRGRSPPSLEGIEPAALLLRVHALTN